From Carya illinoinensis cultivar Pawnee chromosome 5, C.illinoinensisPawnee_v1, whole genome shotgun sequence, one genomic window encodes:
- the LOC122310158 gene encoding disease resistance protein RUN1-like, whose translation MDVVGNLISLEKFQLHGIAIRKLYASIGSLPYLKHLSARNCLSLSKLLDSIEGLASLVELLLAQTPITNLSDQVGALKMLRKLEMRNCKDLKFLPESIGSMFTLTSLNISNSNISEFPESIGMLENLELPEIFGMLSSLMILERAKKPDFLLVENRVPREDLGVAEKEKHNPFRLLASFSNSCSIEELDTQAWNLCVANRIALERVSDMSKLESLRELNLANCEKVEDILGLKCMKSLTSTMPKLKGVPKMNEDQIYLFRYPDCHLLVSKLRDGYDINVRGQDPPFINGIEVKKCGLYLIFKGDNDYKGDEESLDKS comes from the exons ATGG ATGTTGTTGGCAATCTTATATCATTGGAAAAATTTCAATTACATGGTATTGCAATCAGAAAACTGTATGCTTCTATTGGTTCCTTACCATATTTAAAGCACTTGTCAGCTAGGAATTGTCTGTCTTTGAGCAAGTTGCTTGATTCAATTGAAGGATTAGCTTCTCTTGTTGAGCTTCTGTTAGCCCAGACACCAATTACAAATCTATCTGATCAGGTAGGTGCCCTGAAAATGCTGAGGAAGCTTGAGATGAGGAATTGTAAAGATCTTAAATTTTTACCAGAATCAATTGGAAGCATGTTCACTCTTACTTCTCTAAACATATCTAATTCCAATATTTCTGAATTTCCAGAATCAATTGGGATGCTGGaaaatctt GAGTTACCTGAAATCTTTGGGATGCTTTCAAGCTTAATGATATTAGAAAGGGCTAAGAAACCTGATTTCTTGTTAGTTGAAAATAGGGTACCTAGAGAGGATTTGGGTGTAGCTGAAAAAGAGAAACATAATCCTTTCAGACTTCTAGCTTCTTTCTCCAATTCATGCTCGATTGAAGAACTGGATACTCAGGCTTGGAATCTATGTG TTGCGAACCGTATTGCATTGGAAAGGGTGTCTGATATGTCAAAGTTGGAAAGCTTGCGTGAGCTGAACCTTGCAAACTGTGAGAAGGTGGAGGATATTCTGGGCCTTAAATGCATGAAGTCATTGACAAG TACAATGCCAAAGTTGAAGGGAGTTCCAAAGATGAATGAAGATCAAATTTACTTGTTTCGATATCCAGATTGTCATTTGTTAGTTTCAAAGTTGAGAGATGGTTATGACATAAATGTGAGAGGGCAAGACCCACCATTCATAAATGGAATTGAGGTGAAAAAGTGTGGGCTTTATTTGATCTTCAAAGGTGATAATGATTACAAGGGAGATGAAGAATCGTTGGACAAGAGCTAG